A portion of the Corynebacterium ammoniagenes DSM 20306 genome contains these proteins:
- a CDS encoding ornithine cyclodeaminase family protein yields the protein MTLTHINAQQVKEALTPKHAVEALRDYLKQGFEPATDLPRSRAEITNGDFLLMPSNSPTAFGIKLIAVPGETADPSVPSVNGTYVLFDGQTLQPAATIDGVALTNLRTPAVSLAGISHLLTDSSEPLNVAIFGVGSQGRAHAKTVESVCVGIRDTTFTFISRTQPDDLDNWEHVGSDGAREATRNAELILTTTTSPQPVLDDADVRDDAIIVAVGSHSPEARELPGALMARAHVIMEEEGAAFREAGDIVMAVDEGNLAEDSLVSFADVVRGDASVGRDKPVVFKFTGMPWEDLVLAEAILART from the coding sequence ATGACGCTGACTCATATTAATGCCCAACAGGTGAAAGAAGCGCTCACCCCCAAGCATGCGGTTGAGGCGCTGCGTGACTACCTCAAGCAGGGGTTTGAGCCTGCCACTGACTTGCCGCGAAGCAGAGCAGAAATCACCAACGGCGATTTCTTATTAATGCCGTCGAACTCCCCCACCGCCTTTGGCATCAAGCTCATTGCCGTTCCCGGCGAAACAGCAGACCCCAGCGTGCCTAGTGTCAACGGCACTTATGTGCTTTTCGATGGCCAGACGCTGCAACCTGCCGCCACCATTGACGGTGTCGCGCTGACCAACCTGCGCACACCAGCTGTCTCTCTGGCGGGCATATCGCACCTATTGACTGACTCTTCCGAACCTCTCAACGTCGCCATCTTCGGTGTAGGTTCCCAAGGCCGAGCACACGCAAAGACCGTGGAATCTGTTTGTGTAGGAATTCGCGATACTACTTTTACCTTTATCAGCCGCACCCAGCCCGATGACCTGGACAACTGGGAGCACGTGGGAAGCGATGGCGCTCGTGAGGCAACTCGAAATGCAGAGCTTATTTTAACGACCACCACTTCACCGCAGCCAGTGCTCGACGATGCCGACGTGCGCGACGACGCCATCATCGTCGCCGTGGGCTCGCACTCCCCTGAAGCACGCGAGCTTCCCGGCGCGCTAATGGCACGCGCCCACGTCATCATGGAAGAAGAAGGTGCAGCTTTCCGCGAAGCCGGCGATATTGTCATGGCGGTCGACGAAGGCAACCTCGCCGAAGATTCCCTCGTCAGCTTCGCCGATGTAGTTCGCGGTGATGCCTCAGTTGGCCGCGATAAGCCAGTGGTTTTCAAATTCACTGGCATGCCTTGGGAAGACTTGGTGTTGGCAGAAGCTATCCTCGCCAGAACATAG
- a CDS encoding GntR family transcriptional regulator has protein sequence MSRKQQYQIVAAHLRKQIKNGTLPPGSAIPSEAELCRQFDCARGTIRQAITALRNEGLVSSGQGRRTRVLDTVPTQSFDGVLSFSQWCHSSGVEPGQQTQYVMRRPADAELAAHLELPVGTPVVSVYRLRLMDGEPVMVERLNYPLEVGKHILTFDPDSGSIYQRLLESGVDINYATRTIDAIPAEKDDADLLGIAPGTPMLRVRRRAFTLDGTPIEASDDRYIGTVANFTITATRGNPAPATLMASSTEDHSAEDHPVDSPNAHSA, from the coding sequence ATGAGCCGTAAACAGCAATACCAAATAGTGGCAGCGCACCTGCGCAAGCAGATTAAAAACGGAACGTTGCCGCCCGGGTCAGCAATTCCCTCTGAGGCAGAGCTTTGCCGCCAATTCGATTGCGCGCGGGGCACCATCCGGCAGGCCATTACCGCGCTGCGCAATGAAGGCCTAGTCTCTTCGGGGCAAGGTCGCCGCACTCGCGTATTAGATACCGTTCCCACGCAATCCTTCGATGGCGTCTTGTCCTTTTCGCAATGGTGTCATTCTTCTGGCGTGGAACCAGGACAGCAAACGCAATACGTGATGCGCCGGCCAGCGGATGCCGAACTGGCCGCGCATTTAGAACTTCCCGTCGGAACGCCGGTGGTCTCGGTCTACCGCTTGCGCTTAATGGATGGCGAGCCTGTCATGGTCGAGCGCCTTAATTACCCACTGGAGGTGGGCAAACACATCCTGACCTTTGATCCTGATTCAGGTTCTATCTACCAACGGCTGTTGGAGTCAGGTGTTGATATCAACTACGCCACGCGCACCATCGATGCCATCCCGGCAGAAAAAGATGATGCCGATCTCCTTGGCATTGCCCCAGGTACACCTATGCTTCGGGTTCGTCGCCGGGCTTTTACTCTCGATGGCACGCCGATCGAGGCTTCCGACGATCGTTACATCGGAACCGTTGCTAATTTCACCATCACCGCCACCCGCGGCAATCCAGCACCAGCAACGCTGATGGCATCCTCCACGGAAGATCATTCTGCAGAAGATCATCCTGTGGATTCCCCTAACGCGCACTCTGCTTAA
- a CDS encoding TIGR03364 family FAD-dependent oxidoreductase gives MKPMKTDVIVVGGGIVGLATAFLAHEKGLSVRVIDRSTQPVGSSIQNFGHACFTGQADDVQDMAMKSREGWKRAAAAAGLWAHESGTFIPAVSEAEMQVLQEFHNKRGAEQVQLLSREEVAQGIGNPKLQALGGAHLPLDMRVDPREAAPKLAQWLAGQGVEFNWRHEVHSVADGQVGTNRGDFEASHVVVCPNYRLTQLFPELADKFDLRVCTLTMALIERPDKIPAGLGMLTGTSLARYDGFTNVPAAEALRADLQQREPELVDCIANLMVTGIDDYLLIGDSHDYAYSPNPFIDQETASLLMDKATAYLGIENPRVVQRWQGSYADSRSTNLILDNPDAQTTVAVVASGIGMTMSFGIAAEILRQL, from the coding sequence ATGAAGCCCATGAAAACTGATGTCATTGTTGTAGGTGGCGGCATTGTCGGCCTTGCCACCGCGTTCTTGGCCCACGAAAAAGGCCTCTCCGTCCGGGTTATCGACCGCTCGACGCAGCCGGTCGGCTCGTCCATTCAAAACTTTGGCCACGCCTGCTTTACTGGCCAGGCTGATGATGTCCAGGATATGGCCATGAAATCCCGAGAAGGTTGGAAGCGTGCTGCTGCCGCCGCCGGGCTGTGGGCGCATGAATCGGGCACGTTCATTCCTGCTGTCAGTGAGGCTGAAATGCAGGTCTTGCAGGAATTTCACAACAAGCGCGGCGCGGAGCAAGTCCAGCTTCTGAGCAGGGAAGAGGTTGCCCAGGGTATTGGCAATCCCAAGCTACAAGCGCTGGGCGGTGCACACCTGCCGCTGGACATGCGCGTGGATCCGCGAGAAGCTGCGCCGAAATTGGCACAGTGGCTGGCTGGGCAAGGCGTGGAATTTAACTGGCGCCATGAAGTCCATTCCGTGGCCGATGGCCAGGTGGGCACTAACCGTGGAGATTTTGAAGCCTCACATGTTGTGGTGTGCCCGAACTACCGCCTCACGCAGCTCTTTCCCGAGCTGGCAGACAAGTTTGATCTTCGCGTGTGCACGCTGACCATGGCGCTGATCGAACGTCCAGACAAGATTCCTGCCGGCCTAGGCATGCTCACGGGTACGTCACTGGCGCGCTATGACGGGTTTACGAATGTGCCAGCTGCGGAAGCGCTGCGCGCCGACCTTCAGCAACGCGAACCGGAATTGGTCGATTGTATTGCCAACCTCATGGTCACCGGCATTGATGATTACTTGCTCATCGGCGATTCCCATGACTACGCCTACTCGCCCAATCCGTTCATTGACCAGGAAACCGCCAGCTTATTGATGGATAAAGCCACCGCGTACCTGGGCATTGAAAATCCGCGCGTGGTGCAACGCTGGCAGGGAAGTTATGCGGATTCACGGTCAACTAACCTGATCTTGGACAATCCTGATGCTCAAACCACGGTGGCGGTTGTCGCCTCTGGCATTGGGATGACCATGTCTTTTGGCATTGCAGCGGAAATCTTGCGGCAACTTTAA
- a CDS encoding phosphate/phosphite/phosphonate ABC transporter substrate-binding protein, translated as MNRTIRNSALVASSLLAIPALAACGAGEAATGDTLTFAAIPAESSQSLQSDFANIVELLEQEAGVSIEFQNASDYAAVIEGQRAGQIDMASYGPFSYVIAKDSGVDIEAVAAPTNDKDTAPAYTSLAYVREDSDINSLEDIDGQEVCFVDAASTSGYLVPMKGLMDADKSMDDDMTQVLAGGHDASLLSLDSGNCEVAFAHDAMLETLVESGQLEDGAVRSIWESDPIPEDPIAISNSIDPEVADKITTALREKANKPALVEAGICESEDDCVLPELIEYGYLPVTDEDFNSIRELCEETQAEACNSVG; from the coding sequence ATGAACCGCACCATCCGAAACTCTGCACTTGTCGCCTCGTCCCTTCTCGCAATCCCTGCCCTTGCTGCCTGTGGCGCTGGCGAAGCAGCCACCGGTGACACGTTGACCTTCGCTGCCATCCCAGCTGAATCTTCACAGTCTCTGCAGTCTGACTTCGCCAATATCGTGGAGCTGCTGGAGCAGGAAGCTGGCGTGAGCATTGAATTCCAAAACGCTTCCGACTACGCAGCAGTCATTGAAGGCCAGCGCGCCGGCCAAATCGACATGGCATCCTACGGCCCGTTCTCCTACGTCATCGCCAAGGATTCCGGCGTGGACATCGAAGCAGTCGCCGCTCCCACCAATGACAAAGACACCGCACCGGCTTATACCTCCTTGGCCTATGTCCGTGAGGACTCCGACATCAACTCCCTGGAAGATATCGACGGCCAGGAAGTATGCTTCGTCGACGCTGCATCAACCTCCGGCTACTTGGTTCCCATGAAGGGGCTGATGGACGCGGATAAATCCATGGATGATGACATGACTCAGGTACTTGCCGGCGGTCATGACGCGTCATTGCTCTCGCTGGATTCCGGTAACTGCGAGGTTGCTTTCGCACACGATGCCATGCTGGAGACCTTGGTGGAATCGGGTCAGCTCGAAGATGGGGCAGTGCGCTCCATCTGGGAATCTGACCCCATCCCAGAAGACCCAATCGCCATTTCCAATTCCATCGACCCAGAAGTTGCTGACAAGATCACGACCGCCCTGCGCGAGAAGGCTAATAAGCCGGCCTTGGTCGAAGCTGGCATTTGTGAATCCGAAGATGACTGCGTCTTGCCAGAACTCATTGAGTACGGCTACCTCCCTGTCACTGACGAAGACTTCAACTCCATCCGTGAACTCTGCGAAGAAACCCAGGCCGAGGCCTGCAACTCCGTAGGTTAA